A single genomic interval of Flavihumibacter rivuli harbors:
- a CDS encoding DUF4288 domain-containing protein: protein MEWFIAKLVYQIICGDGDHTPQFDEQMRLVQANAYAEAYEKACRLGKQEATSFTNDRSQLVQWQFVDVPELIHIDNFMDGAEICSRIHEEASGAHYRDAIVQKAMMVSKRTPLPFLP from the coding sequence ATGGAATGGTTCATAGCTAAACTGGTCTACCAGATCATTTGCGGCGATGGAGACCACACTCCCCAATTTGATGAACAGATGAGACTAGTGCAGGCAAATGCCTATGCCGAAGCTTATGAGAAGGCCTGTCGACTGGGAAAGCAGGAAGCAACCAGTTTCACCAATGATCGCAGCCAACTCGTTCAATGGCAATTTGTGGATGTACCGGAACTGATCCATATCGATAATTTCATGGATGGCGCAGAAATATGCAGCCGCATCCATGAAGAAGCCAGCGGTGCCCATTACCGGGATGCCATTGTACAAAAAGCCATGATGGTAAGCAAAAGGACACCCCTACCCTTTCTCCCTTAA
- a CDS encoding sensor histidine kinase, which yields MNNQHFHITTIRRVYYGLLALVFFGHAWLLYVAGFSWNNTITESLLNTLTLGGSGFILFQVFRYYLPSRERFWSVLLVIHILTAITTLVQSILLNIFLQRYPGMESHLTETIVPRICLTLLWNSLVAFLSMAIKASRDNSMQAQRVRDVEQFAKDAELFRLRQQLQPHFLYNSLNSINALIGIQPEKAREMVGQLSDFLRSTVKVDDSQLSTLKEELEQLNLYLNIEKLRFGHRLQASISAAAPTDEAKLPALILQPLVENAIKYGLYDTLETVDITIEATLNDKQLVVSVCNPFDPVTSTAHKGTGFGLNGIRKRLYLLYGRNDLLTTTSENGRFCATVLIPQLHVQSDNN from the coding sequence TTGAACAACCAACACTTCCATATCACCACCATCAGGCGCGTTTACTATGGCCTCCTTGCTTTGGTCTTTTTCGGTCATGCCTGGCTGTTATATGTTGCTGGTTTCAGCTGGAACAATACCATTACCGAAAGCCTGCTGAATACCCTGACGCTGGGAGGATCCGGATTCATCCTATTCCAGGTCTTCCGTTACTACCTCCCATCCAGGGAAAGGTTCTGGAGCGTGCTGCTGGTGATCCATATCCTTACCGCCATCACCACCCTGGTGCAATCCATATTGCTGAATATTTTCCTGCAGCGTTACCCCGGGATGGAATCGCATTTAACCGAAACCATTGTCCCGCGGATCTGCCTTACCCTGCTCTGGAACAGCCTGGTGGCCTTCCTCTCCATGGCCATCAAAGCCAGCAGGGATAACAGCATGCAAGCCCAAAGGGTGAGGGATGTGGAGCAGTTTGCGAAGGATGCTGAATTATTTCGGTTGCGCCAGCAACTCCAACCCCATTTCCTGTACAACAGCCTCAACTCCATTAATGCCCTGATCGGTATCCAACCGGAGAAAGCCAGGGAAATGGTAGGGCAACTTTCCGATTTCCTTCGTTCAACAGTGAAGGTGGACGATAGCCAATTGTCTACATTGAAAGAAGAACTGGAACAATTGAACCTCTACCTCAACATCGAAAAACTGAGGTTTGGCCATCGCCTGCAAGCCAGCATTAGCGCCGCTGCACCGACTGATGAAGCGAAGCTGCCTGCACTGATCCTCCAACCGCTGGTGGAGAACGCCATCAAGTATGGCCTGTACGATACCCTGGAAACCGTTGACATCACGATTGAAGCAACACTAAATGATAAGCAATTGGTGGTAAGTGTTTGTAACCCTTTTGACCCGGTAACATCTACTGCCCACAAAGGGACGGGCTTCGGGTTGAACGGGATCAGGAAAAGGCTTTACCTGCTGTATGGCCGGAATGATTTACTCACCACCACTTCAGAAAACGGTCGCTTTTGCGCCACCGTCCTAATCCCCCAACTACATGTACAAAGCGATAATAATTGA
- the upp gene encoding uracil phosphoribosyltransferase: MVVNLSKNYSLLCDWVRELRDVNIQQDRMRFRRNLERIGEVAALEISKHMAHHVEEVPTPMGSSNCKVLSQQPVLATILRAGMPLHQGLLNYFDKADNAFISAYRKHHPDGSFEISMEYVSCPELDGRVLIIADPMLATGASLVKTIQHLRDEGAPKEVHIVCAIACTVGIEYLHRNEPNVKIWCGAIDEELTAKSYIVPGLGDAGDLAFGPKMQS; encoded by the coding sequence ATGGTTGTCAACCTCAGTAAGAACTATTCATTGCTTTGTGATTGGGTAAGGGAACTCAGGGATGTGAACATCCAGCAGGACCGTATGCGCTTCCGCAGGAACTTGGAAAGGATCGGCGAAGTGGCGGCCCTGGAGATCAGCAAGCATATGGCCCATCATGTTGAAGAGGTCCCCACGCCCATGGGTAGTTCCAACTGTAAGGTCCTGTCCCAGCAGCCTGTATTGGCCACCATCCTAAGGGCCGGTATGCCCCTCCACCAGGGCTTGCTCAACTATTTCGATAAGGCCGACAATGCCTTTATCTCCGCCTACCGCAAGCACCATCCCGATGGCAGTTTCGAGATCAGCATGGAATATGTTTCCTGTCCCGAACTCGATGGCAGGGTGCTGATCATTGCTGATCCCATGCTGGCTACCGGTGCTTCGCTGGTGAAGACCATCCAGCATTTGCGTGATGAAGGTGCGCCAAAAGAGGTCCATATAGTGTGCGCTATCGCTTGTACCGTAGGCATCGAATACCTCCACCGCAATGAACCCAATGTCAAGATCTGGTGCGGGGCCATTGATGAAGAACTGACTGCCAAAAGCTATATCGTTCCCGGACTGGGCGACGCGGGCGACCTTGCCTTTGGTCCAAAAATGCAGTCCTGA
- the ade gene encoding adenine deaminase: protein MAIQGNIIDILNRNIFFGELYISNGRIEKIRHLSDGINTAASFICPGFIDAHVHIESSMLVPTAFAQLAVVHGTVATISDPHEIANVCGEAGVLFMIENGKKVPFKFHFGAPSCVPATVFETAGATLDADAVTRLLEREDIYYLSEMMNFPGVLNKDPEVLQKIAAAHALNKPVDGHAPGLRGETAKAYIEAGISTDHECFTREEAMDKLKYGMKIIIREGSAAKNFEALVGLLEEHPDEIMFCSDDKHPDSLALGHINQLCARAVDHEIDLFNVLKAACINPVLHYNMEVGILREGDPADFIILNDLDNFQVLATYINGELVAEKGKSLIPDLPCHLINQFNCQPRTIGDLKVPEDAPLKPAIEALDGQLITNAIPITKVDLINKDGNLCSNPAKDLLKMVVVNRYNDAPVAIGFVKNFGFKRGAIASSVAHDSHNIIAVGVDDESICEAINLVIREKGGVSCVDRDKGAVLPLPVAGLMSADNGYEVAKSYTEIDLMAKHLGSRLGAPFMTLSFMALLVIPHLKLSDKGLFDGDRFQFC, encoded by the coding sequence ATGGCCATACAGGGGAATATCATCGATATTTTGAACAGGAATATCTTCTTTGGCGAGCTGTACATCAGCAATGGCCGCATTGAGAAAATACGACACCTTTCGGATGGTATCAATACGGCAGCCAGTTTTATCTGCCCGGGATTCATTGATGCCCATGTGCATATCGAAAGCTCCATGCTGGTACCAACCGCTTTTGCCCAGCTGGCAGTAGTGCACGGAACGGTGGCCACCATCAGCGACCCGCACGAGATCGCCAATGTCTGCGGGGAAGCCGGGGTCCTCTTCATGATCGAGAACGGCAAGAAGGTCCCTTTTAAATTCCATTTCGGCGCGCCCAGTTGTGTACCGGCAACAGTATTCGAGACGGCCGGTGCCACCCTCGATGCGGATGCGGTCACCCGACTGCTGGAAAGGGAGGATATCTACTATCTCAGCGAAATGATGAATTTCCCGGGCGTGCTGAACAAGGACCCCGAGGTATTGCAGAAGATCGCGGCGGCCCATGCCCTCAACAAACCGGTCGATGGCCATGCACCGGGACTGAGGGGAGAAACGGCCAAAGCTTATATTGAAGCGGGTATCAGTACCGACCATGAATGTTTCACCCGCGAAGAAGCCATGGATAAACTGAAATATGGCATGAAGATCATCATCAGGGAGGGCAGTGCAGCAAAGAACTTCGAAGCCCTCGTTGGCCTGCTGGAGGAACACCCGGATGAGATCATGTTCTGCTCCGATGACAAGCACCCCGACAGCCTGGCACTGGGTCATATCAACCAGCTCTGCGCCCGGGCCGTTGACCATGAGATAGACCTGTTCAATGTGCTGAAAGCGGCCTGCATCAATCCCGTACTGCATTATAATATGGAAGTGGGCATTTTGCGGGAAGGCGACCCGGCCGACTTCATCATCCTCAATGACCTCGACAATTTCCAGGTATTGGCCACCTATATCAATGGGGAACTGGTTGCCGAAAAAGGCAAGAGCCTGATCCCTGACCTGCCCTGCCACCTCATCAACCAATTCAATTGCCAGCCCCGCACCATCGGTGACCTCAAGGTACCGGAGGATGCCCCATTAAAACCTGCGATTGAGGCGTTGGATGGACAACTGATCACGAATGCCATTCCTATTACTAAGGTAGACCTGATCAACAAGGATGGCAATCTCTGCAGCAACCCGGCAAAGGACCTCTTAAAGATGGTGGTAGTGAACCGCTATAACGATGCCCCGGTGGCCATAGGCTTTGTGAAGAATTTCGGCTTCAAAAGGGGCGCGATCGCTTCTTCGGTTGCCCATGACAGTCATAATATTATTGCAGTTGGGGTGGATGATGAGAGCATTTGCGAGGCCATTAACCTGGTGATCCGGGAAAAGGGCGGGGTGAGCTGTGTGGACCGTGATAAGGGCGCTGTACTTCCGCTGCCGGTCGCAGGTCTCATGAGTGCCGACAATGGTTACGAAGTGGCGAAGTCCTATACCGAGATCGACCTGATGGCCAAGCACCTTGGATCCAGGCTGGGTGCACCATTCATGACGCTCTCCTTTATGGCGCTACTGGTGATCCCGCACCTGAAGCTGAGCGACAAGGGGCTTTTCGACGGCGATCGATTCCAATTTTGCTGA
- a CDS encoding LytR/AlgR family response regulator transcription factor yields MYKAIIIDDEPLAIMMVEEYLKGFPDITVMDTCNDGFAGLKAIATHQPDLVFLDVQMPKITGFEMLELIDHPPAIIFTTAFEEYAVKAFEAHAIDYLLKPYTRERFEKAVNKFLQQAQKEKAAVNLQELLESNPVAAAQPNRIVVRNGQVIKIIPVDEVIYLEAADDYTRIVTKEASFLKKKTMASFEVQLDPNRFTRIHRSYILNLQELTRLDAHEKDSYLVTLRNGHKLPVSKTGYTKLKSVLGI; encoded by the coding sequence ATGTACAAAGCGATAATAATTGATGATGAGCCTTTGGCGATAATGATGGTAGAGGAATACCTCAAGGGCTTCCCTGACATAACGGTAATGGATACCTGTAATGACGGGTTTGCCGGACTTAAGGCCATTGCCACCCACCAGCCCGACCTGGTATTCCTGGATGTACAGATGCCCAAGATCACCGGCTTTGAAATGCTGGAACTGATCGATCATCCACCGGCCATTATTTTCACCACGGCATTTGAGGAATATGCCGTGAAGGCCTTTGAAGCCCATGCCATTGATTACCTGCTCAAACCCTATACCAGGGAGCGCTTTGAGAAGGCAGTGAATAAATTCCTGCAACAGGCACAGAAGGAAAAAGCAGCGGTCAACCTGCAGGAACTGCTGGAAAGCAACCCGGTGGCGGCCGCGCAACCCAACCGCATCGTGGTCAGAAATGGACAAGTCATCAAGATCATCCCGGTAGATGAGGTCATTTACCTGGAAGCAGCTGATGATTATACCCGGATCGTAACGAAAGAAGCCAGTTTCCTGAAAAAGAAGACCATGGCTTCCTTCGAAGTGCAGCTGGACCCCAACCGCTTCACCCGGATCCACCGCTCCTATATCCTCAACCTGCAGGAACTGACAAGACTGGACGCGCATGAAAAGGACAGCTACCTGGTCACGCTGAGGAATGGCCATAAGTTGCCGGTCAGTAAAACGGGCTATACCAAACTTAAATCTGTATTGGGTATTTGA
- a CDS encoding PorP/SprF family type IX secretion system membrane protein, translating into MRKLFCLLILASFCTVRLNAQDPHFSQFFASPLTLNPAFTGKFNGTLRAAGNYRDQWPTISKAFVTSTLSLDAPIMSGKINEWDTWGIGGMVMTDRTANGILNSNYVAFSTAYHKALDEDGFHQLGVGFQGVYAAKRLDGSQLNFENELALDGTWSNPSGEAIDGSRIAVDYFDFNAGILYSGSAGGDNNFYLGASVYHINRPKENFTNGFYTIQPRFTLHGGGYLPIADNATLHLSALHTQQAGANETVVGGAVAFHLNQDEERPTNFYAGSWMRFGDALIPYLGLEWGDFRLGATYDVNTSNLKTASQRRGGIEISLIYIRRPSDGRKDIPCPKF; encoded by the coding sequence ATGAGAAAACTATTCTGCTTACTTATCCTTGCAAGCTTTTGCACAGTCCGGCTGAATGCACAGGATCCCCATTTTTCACAATTCTTTGCATCCCCCCTGACGCTGAACCCTGCCTTTACCGGTAAGTTCAACGGTACCCTGAGGGCTGCAGGCAATTACCGGGACCAGTGGCCGACCATCAGCAAGGCTTTCGTAACCTCAACCCTTTCCCTGGATGCCCCCATCATGAGCGGCAAGATCAATGAATGGGATACCTGGGGGATCGGCGGCATGGTAATGACCGACCGCACCGCAAACGGCATCCTCAATTCCAACTATGTTGCTTTTTCCACTGCCTATCATAAAGCGCTTGATGAAGATGGCTTCCACCAGCTAGGCGTAGGCTTCCAGGGTGTATATGCTGCCAAGCGGCTGGATGGTTCGCAACTGAACTTTGAAAACGAACTGGCCCTCGACGGTACCTGGAGCAATCCTAGTGGTGAGGCCATTGATGGTAGCAGGATCGCCGTGGATTATTTCGATTTCAATGCGGGTATTCTCTATAGTGGATCCGCCGGTGGCGATAACAACTTCTATCTTGGCGCATCGGTTTACCATATCAACCGGCCCAAGGAGAATTTCACCAATGGATTCTATACCATCCAACCGCGCTTCACGCTGCATGGTGGTGGCTACCTGCCCATTGCCGATAATGCTACCTTGCACCTTTCTGCCCTGCATACCCAGCAAGCCGGCGCCAATGAAACCGTTGTGGGTGGTGCAGTAGCTTTTCACCTGAACCAGGATGAAGAAAGGCCAACGAATTTTTATGCCGGTTCCTGGATGCGCTTTGGTGATGCGCTCATCCCCTACCTGGGACTTGAATGGGGTGATTTCCGATTGGGAGCAACCTATGATGTGAACACTTCCAACCTGAAGACGGCTTCCCAGCGTCGCGGGGGTATTGAAATATCGCTCATCTATATACGCAGGCCAAGTGATGGCCGGAAGGATATCCCCTGTCCTAAGTTTTAA
- a CDS encoding LiaF transmembrane domain-containing protein, whose protein sequence is MIKEKGVLAGIFLIAIAGLLIANEYGVVFLPGWLFSWPMILIAVGVFSGISNGFRNAGFMVPILIGLFFLIRKEFPGLIPRNLIVPIFLMAFGAWLIFKPKGWSGRHSCRKNRGIFDTTGTSTEEITPSDIFNGDKIDEGVVFGSTRKHVVTKNFRGGEISAVFGSSEVNLTQAELIDNNILLELNAVFGSVKLIVPPHWTLKMENSAVLGGIEDKRPQHSIYSDKTLYLKNSAVFGGIEIVQG, encoded by the coding sequence ATGATAAAAGAAAAAGGCGTACTGGCTGGTATCTTCCTGATCGCGATCGCCGGCCTCCTTATTGCCAATGAATACGGAGTGGTTTTTCTCCCCGGTTGGTTGTTCAGCTGGCCCATGATCCTGATCGCAGTGGGCGTTTTCTCGGGTATCAGTAACGGGTTCCGCAATGCTGGCTTCATGGTGCCCATCCTGATCGGACTATTCTTCCTGATCAGGAAGGAATTCCCCGGACTTATCCCGAGGAACCTGATCGTCCCCATCTTCCTCATGGCTTTCGGAGCATGGCTGATCTTCAAGCCTAAGGGCTGGAGTGGAAGACATTCCTGCAGGAAGAATCGGGGCATCTTCGATACTACCGGTACCAGCACGGAAGAAATTACCCCCAGTGATATTTTCAATGGCGATAAGATCGATGAAGGCGTGGTATTTGGCAGCACCCGCAAGCATGTGGTAACCAAGAATTTCCGGGGTGGTGAGATCTCTGCTGTTTTCGGCAGCAGCGAAGTGAACCTCACCCAGGCAGAACTCATCGATAACAATATACTCCTAGAACTCAATGCTGTTTTCGGCAGTGTGAAGCTCATCGTCCCGCCCCATTGGACCCTCAAGATGGAAAATTCTGCGGTACTGGGCGGTATAGAAGACAAGCGTCCGCAGCATTCCATTTATTCGGATAAGACACTCTACCTGAAGAACAGTGCAGTATTTGGCGGCATTGAGATCGTTCAGGGCTGA
- a CDS encoding anhydro-N-acetylmuramic acid kinase, which translates to MLYKAIGLMSGSSLDGLDIAYVHFQETGGKWSMEIVAAECYPYTGEWVEKLKNAIHLSAQDYMLLHAEYGHYIGREVNRFIAAHHLEHKVDMIASHGHTTFHMPAQLMTGQIGDGAAIAAETGLPVISDLRALDVAFGGQGAPIVPIGEKLLLADYAFLLNIGGIANLSFRKDDQYFAFDICAANRVLNMLAQQEGLLMDAGGQLAAAGSLDPSLLGSLNGLEYYDQPYPKSLANDFGTDIVFPMVADAGLSTSDALHTYSVHIAAQLKRSLQEISTREGISLAGQKLLVTGGGALNGFLVEAIRNELAGTGVEAVVPDRQLIEFKEAVIMALIGVLRWREEYNVLASVTGARRNSIGGALWLGVEA; encoded by the coding sequence ATGTTATACAAAGCAATTGGTCTGATGAGCGGCAGTTCGCTCGATGGGTTGGATATCGCCTATGTGCATTTCCAGGAAACAGGAGGTAAGTGGTCGATGGAGATCGTGGCGGCGGAATGCTATCCCTATACCGGTGAATGGGTAGAGAAACTGAAGAATGCCATCCATCTTTCAGCCCAGGACTATATGCTGCTGCATGCGGAATACGGCCATTATATTGGTCGCGAAGTGAACCGGTTCATTGCTGCCCATCACCTGGAACATAAGGTGGACATGATCGCTTCCCATGGCCATACCACCTTCCATATGCCAGCCCAACTCATGACCGGCCAGATCGGTGATGGTGCGGCCATCGCGGCGGAGACCGGCCTGCCGGTGATCAGCGACCTCAGGGCCCTGGATGTGGCCTTTGGCGGACAGGGGGCTCCCATTGTGCCGATCGGGGAGAAATTGCTGCTGGCCGATTATGCTTTCCTACTCAATATCGGCGGGATCGCCAACCTCTCCTTCAGGAAGGATGACCAATATTTTGCCTTTGATATCTGTGCTGCCAACAGGGTGCTGAACATGCTGGCCCAACAGGAAGGATTGCTGATGGATGCCGGTGGCCAACTGGCAGCTGCAGGAAGCCTCGACCCATCCCTTTTGGGGAGCCTGAATGGTTTGGAATACTATGACCAGCCCTACCCGAAATCCCTTGCCAATGATTTCGGGACCGATATCGTGTTCCCAATGGTGGCGGATGCCGGCTTGTCAACCTCAGATGCTTTACATACCTATTCGGTTCATATCGCAGCCCAGTTGAAACGCAGCCTGCAGGAGATCAGCACCAGGGAGGGCATTAGCCTTGCCGGCCAGAAACTGCTGGTTACGGGCGGCGGCGCGTTGAATGGTTTCCTGGTGGAAGCCATCCGTAATGAGCTGGCAGGAACCGGGGTAGAAGCGGTTGTACCTGACCGTCAGTTGATCGAATTCAAGGAAGCCGTTATCATGGCCCTGATCGGGGTGCTACGCTGGAGGGAGGAATACAATGTGCTGGCATCAGTTACCGGTGCCCGACGCAACAGCATCGGCGGTGCCTTATGGTTGGGAGTGGAAGCCTGA